A genomic region of Streptomyces rimosus contains the following coding sequences:
- a CDS encoding ATP-grasp domain-containing protein, translating to MGDSTVLLVYARGGPPPSDAIPKAAAATDRLHLLLLDPLPLPAVAPAARCCASVTDLTADRPEPGELIDRIVALARRTAADAVLTFSEFALLAVAEAAERLGLRGPGPGAARARSKRLMRRTWADAGLPVPRFRYVDSLTDLERAWAELHPPILLKSAWGAGSIGQTVLEQRAQLAGAWRHMLGALTAARARSMSELKAGEAGHELIAEELIPATTESWYDRSGYGDYLSVEGMVVDGVYHPVCITGRLPTVPDFTELGNMAPCVLPEPLQHTVSELSRQAVDALGLGTCGTHTEIKLMADRRLCLLETAARFGGLLLTQQIEAIHGVDLVGALTRAHLGQDPGLPDGLLTGPGRCAAGSVNVLATDSRGRPWTTRPLFLPEAVDWDRLLSPGSGIRVAPDFTVPSGTVMHRYRTGHGSLNLAGVLLLTAPTPQVLLRDSYAVLNGLEEALAGAALAHG from the coding sequence ATGGGGGATTCAACGGTGCTGCTGGTGTACGCCCGGGGCGGGCCGCCACCGAGCGACGCCATACCGAAGGCCGCGGCCGCCACGGACCGCCTCCACCTGCTGCTCCTCGACCCGCTGCCGCTCCCGGCGGTCGCCCCGGCGGCCCGGTGCTGCGCCTCGGTCACCGACCTCACCGCCGACCGCCCGGAACCTGGTGAGCTGATCGACAGAATCGTGGCCCTGGCCCGCCGCACCGCGGCCGACGCGGTGCTGACCTTCTCCGAGTTCGCGCTGCTCGCCGTCGCCGAGGCCGCCGAGCGGCTCGGCCTGCGCGGTCCCGGCCCGGGGGCGGCCAGGGCCCGCAGCAAGCGCCTGATGCGGCGCACCTGGGCGGACGCGGGCCTGCCCGTCCCCCGCTTCCGCTACGTCGACTCGCTCACCGACCTGGAACGGGCCTGGGCCGAACTGCACCCGCCCATACTGCTCAAGTCGGCGTGGGGCGCCGGGTCGATCGGCCAGACCGTACTGGAGCAAAGGGCCCAACTGGCCGGTGCCTGGCGCCACATGCTCGGGGCGCTGACGGCGGCGAGGGCCCGCAGCATGAGCGAACTCAAGGCCGGTGAGGCCGGCCACGAACTCATCGCGGAAGAACTCATCCCGGCCACCACCGAGTCCTGGTACGACCGATCCGGCTACGGCGACTACCTCAGCGTCGAGGGAATGGTCGTCGACGGCGTCTACCACCCGGTGTGCATCACCGGGCGGCTGCCTACTGTGCCGGACTTCACCGAACTGGGGAACATGGCGCCCTGCGTACTGCCCGAGCCCCTTCAGCACACGGTGTCCGAGCTGTCGCGGCAGGCGGTCGACGCCCTCGGCCTGGGGACCTGCGGCACCCACACCGAGATCAAGCTGATGGCGGACCGCCGGCTGTGCCTGCTGGAGACCGCGGCCCGGTTCGGCGGACTGCTGCTCACCCAGCAGATCGAGGCCATCCACGGGGTGGACCTGGTCGGTGCGCTCACCCGGGCGCACCTCGGACAGGACCCGGGCCTGCCGGACGGCCTGCTGACCGGCCCCGGACGCTGCGCGGCCGGCTCGGTCAACGTCCTCGCGACCGACTCCCGGGGCCGGCCGTGGACGACCCGGCCGCTCTTCCTTCCCGAGGCGGTGGACTGGGACCGTCTGTTGTCCCCGGGCAGCGGCATCCGGGTGGCACCCGATTTCACGGTCCCGTCCGGCACCGTCATGCACCGTTACCGAACCGGTCACGGCTCCCTGAACCTGGCGGGTGTCCTCCTGCTCACGGCGCCAACCCCCCAGGTTCTGCTGCGCGATTCCTACGCGGTCCTCAACGGTCTCGAAGAAGCCTTGGCGGGCGCCGCCCTCGCTCATGGCTGA
- a CDS encoding asparagine synthetase B family protein → MPVARIGKMLAEIAHRGDPENAGGARGLPGAALGCNRLAIVDRESAIQPMTDSTGTLWVAFNGEIYNHAALRRELRRLGHTVRTGSDTEILLHGYREWGRDLPARLDGMFAFVVYDVARRAYLAARDRFGVKPLYRATDGDAEYFASEMKCFLPFGLTPEIFPAGHWTDGRTTVRYHEEPERPPAGTDRSLVAEFGHLLDEAVRKRVDTDLPIGVIYSGGLDSASVLALAARHHPDVTAISVGFPGSSDLAFAVRSCADLGIRHVVRHLSLDGLVRDLPKRVREAETFETVDIMDASVMAPAFETAAELGLKVALVGDGSDELLAGYDLFREHPDPVELMRYRVGNLHRTDLQRVDRVAMHRTVEARVPFLDRDLADFAWRLPMDVKYRDGTEKWVLREAMAGILPPYLARRPKIRMPEGTGLLYQLLEHVKGQWPHRAPGRHPELRRRIGLDQPDAAYLLELYLEHGYPLPRSRHKRPGWDFAPHGYFAFPGAGAR, encoded by the coding sequence GTGCCCGTCGCGCGTATCGGGAAAATGCTCGCGGAGATCGCGCATCGCGGTGATCCGGAGAACGCGGGCGGGGCCCGCGGGCTGCCGGGAGCGGCCCTGGGCTGCAACCGGCTGGCCATCGTCGACCGGGAGTCGGCGATCCAGCCGATGACCGACAGCACCGGCACCCTGTGGGTCGCGTTCAACGGGGAGATCTACAACCACGCCGCCCTGCGACGCGAACTGCGCCGCCTCGGCCACACCGTCCGCACCGGCTCGGACACCGAGATCCTGCTGCACGGGTACCGGGAGTGGGGCCGTGACCTGCCCGCCCGTCTGGACGGCATGTTCGCCTTCGTGGTGTACGACGTCGCCCGCCGCGCCTACCTCGCGGCCCGCGACCGGTTCGGGGTCAAGCCGCTCTACCGGGCCACGGACGGCGACGCGGAGTACTTCGCGTCGGAGATGAAGTGCTTCCTCCCTTTCGGGCTGACGCCCGAAATCTTCCCGGCCGGCCACTGGACGGACGGCCGTACCACGGTCCGCTACCACGAGGAGCCCGAACGGCCGCCGGCCGGGACGGACCGTTCGCTGGTCGCGGAGTTCGGGCACCTGCTGGACGAGGCCGTCCGTAAACGGGTGGACACCGACCTGCCGATCGGCGTCATCTACAGCGGCGGCCTGGACAGTGCCTCCGTGCTCGCCCTGGCGGCACGGCACCATCCCGACGTCACCGCCATCTCGGTCGGCTTTCCCGGCTCGTCCGATCTCGCGTTCGCCGTCAGGTCCTGCGCGGACCTCGGCATCCGCCATGTGGTGCGGCACCTGAGCCTCGACGGCCTGGTACGCGATCTGCCCAAGCGGGTCCGGGAGGCCGAGACGTTCGAGACGGTCGACATCATGGACGCCTCCGTCATGGCACCCGCCTTCGAGACCGCCGCCGAACTCGGCCTCAAGGTCGCCCTGGTGGGCGACGGCAGCGACGAACTGCTGGCCGGCTACGACCTCTTCCGGGAACACCCCGACCCGGTGGAGCTCATGCGGTACCGGGTCGGGAACCTGCACCGTACCGATCTGCAGCGGGTCGACCGGGTGGCGATGCACCGCACCGTCGAGGCCCGGGTCCCCTTCCTCGACCGCGACCTCGCCGATTTCGCCTGGCGGCTGCCGATGGACGTCAAGTACCGCGACGGCACCGAGAAGTGGGTCCTGCGGGAAGCCATGGCCGGCATCCTCCCGCCGTACCTGGCCCGGCGCCCCAAGATCCGGATGCCCGAAGGCACCGGCCTGCTCTACCAGTTGCTGGAGCACGTCAAGGGGCAGTGGCCCCACCGGGCGCCCGGCCGGCACCCGGAGCTGCGGCGCCGGATCGGACTGGACCAGCCGGACGCCGCATACCTCCTGGAGCTGTACCTGGAACACGGCTATCCGCTGCCCCGAAGCCGTCACAAGCGGCCCGGCTGGGACTTCGCCCCCCACGGCTACTTCGCCTTCCCGGGCGCCGGAGCCCGCTGA
- a CDS encoding class I SAM-dependent methyltransferase, translating to MKAQSLVHALRDTAYLDGIDVGAYLDLVREQHPQLYAELDFGRDGAQQALASLAQVFNEFETDDRDNGRGDSYRRAQQNIAVRMTGIRRLFELAGGVQDVRDLPPTWRILDLLAGDGLLTRALRVLAPQVRDGVISSDIARTMVTAALAAGLPAIRQDARFLFIRSTTMDAVILAYGSHHVPSDDRTTVFQEAARVLRPGGRFVVHDFEEGSPSARWFSEAVHRHSAAGHPYRHFTAEELRRGLGAAGLRGIRVHRVYDPFIMRAATREDAAGQLADYMHDMYGLCGLDRGDATRETVRARVWHLCEECFCFGPHDGGADHTDTWPRHPAVYRVGGQWVAEIPRIALVGVGEK from the coding sequence ATGAAAGCGCAATCTCTGGTGCATGCATTACGCGACACCGCATACCTGGACGGCATCGACGTGGGCGCCTATCTGGACCTGGTCCGCGAGCAACACCCACAGCTGTACGCAGAACTCGACTTCGGCCGGGACGGCGCCCAGCAGGCCCTCGCCTCGCTCGCCCAGGTGTTCAACGAGTTCGAGACCGACGACCGGGACAACGGTCGCGGCGATTCCTATCGCCGAGCTCAACAGAACATCGCCGTACGGATGACGGGAATCCGCCGGCTCTTCGAACTGGCCGGCGGAGTACAGGACGTACGGGACCTGCCTCCCACGTGGCGCATCCTGGACCTGCTCGCGGGCGACGGGCTGCTCACCCGCGCCCTGCGGGTGCTGGCACCGCAGGTACGCGACGGCGTCATCAGCAGCGACATCGCGCGCACGATGGTGACCGCGGCGCTGGCCGCGGGCCTGCCCGCGATCCGGCAGGACGCCCGGTTCCTCTTCATTCGAAGCACCACCATGGACGCCGTCATCCTGGCCTACGGAAGCCACCATGTGCCGTCGGACGACCGCACCACGGTGTTCCAGGAGGCCGCGCGGGTGCTGAGGCCGGGCGGGCGGTTCGTCGTCCACGACTTCGAAGAGGGCTCGCCCTCCGCGCGCTGGTTCTCCGAAGCCGTCCACCGGCACTCCGCGGCCGGCCACCCCTACCGGCACTTCACGGCGGAGGAACTGCGACGGGGCCTCGGCGCGGCCGGACTGCGCGGGATTCGCGTCCACCGCGTCTACGACCCCTTCATCATGCGGGCGGCCACACGCGAGGACGCCGCCGGGCAGCTCGCCGACTACATGCACGACATGTACGGCCTGTGCGGTCTCGACCGCGGCGACGCGACACGAGAAACGGTACGTGCGCGGGTCTGGCACCTGTGTGAGGAATGTTTTTGCTTCGGCCCCCACGACGGCGGCGCCGACCACACCGACACGTGGCCGCGACATCCCGCCGTGTACCGCGTGGGCGGACAGTGGGTCGCGGAGATTCCACGCATCGCGCTCGTCGGAGTGGGCGAAAAATAG